ACCTCCATGCAACAGGAAGCATCCTTTTCGTTCGCTGTGGGAGCGTCTTCAGGAACTTGCTGGTTCGCTTCGCGTCTCAATCAGATTTGTCCTAATTTTATGCTGTTATATCTTAAAGCTGCCGACGATCGCATTCAGTTCGGTGGCCATCCGTTTGAGATCGTCGGCGCTGGCCTTCACTTGGTCGCTGCTGTTGGCGATTTCTGCGGAACTCTGGTTGACGACGGCGATATCCTGGGTGATTTCCACCGCTAGCCGGTTCAACATGCCAACACCTCCTTGATCATATGGATTGGAATTCGGTGTCGTGGTTCTTTTGTGTCGTGGTTCTTCTGGGTTGGTATTGGTCGTTTTTAGAAAAAACTTAAGTTGTTTCCGTATCGGATTTTCCAACTGAAGAGAATTTGTTTTCTAAGGCAAAGTTAAGCTGCGCATGGGGGAAAGGGGGGGCTCTATTGTGGCTTTGATGACGCCGCAGCGCCTGTCAAAAGGAACAGGGAACCCGAGCGATACTCGGGTTCCCTGCCTTAAGGTGGCAGGCCAGGAGGGGCTCGAACCCCCAACACCCGGATTTGGAGTCCGGTGCTCTACCAATTCGAGCTACTGGCCTGTAATTTTAATCGAAGACGCTTCTATACAACAGACTCGATAAAAAGTCTGCCTTTAATTTTGGCAGGCACGCAAAAAGTGCCGGGTTCGGCAACCCGTACTCGATCCGGGGGCATCCGGACCATGCGACTTCGAATGCGGTTACCGCAGCTGGCTGTCTTTACTGCCGCGACGGTTGTATCCGGAGAAAACCGTCTGCCGTTCTTCCATTGCCGACTGGCAATCCACGCACAGGCGAACGCCGGGAATCGCCTTGCGTCGGGCCTCCGGAATCTCCTCCTCGCATTGTTCGCAGTGGGTCAGGCTTTCGCCGGAAGGCAGACGGCTCCTGGCCTGCTTGACGGAGTCCGCCACGCTGGCATCGATTTGCTCCTGTACCGCTCCGTCCCGGGACCAGCCAATGGCCATCATTCGCTCCTTTGTCGATTTGTTTCGCCTCTAACCGTTCAAGTTGCATCGGACCGTAGCAATTTTTCATTTCGGAGGAAACGAAAATTTTAGGCGGCCTGCGATCCGATCGCTTCCGTTTTGACAAATCCGGATCAAACCCGCCGGCCGGTGGGCAAGGAAAAAGGGGGGCGGCGGCAAATGCAAGAACGGGCTTTACAGCGCGACGGGAACCGGTCGGTGGTACTGCCCTTGGGACGTGCGGCGATTGATGAAGCGTTTGATCCGGATCCCTTCGTCTTTGTTATAACCGAGCCAGGCAAGCGGTTCATTTAACCCGTTTTCAAAAGCTTTGACTTGGAGCTTTCCTGTGTTGGCCAACGAGGAATATATTTCGATGCCTTTTTTATATTCGGCCGAATTGACCAGCACAGCGGCGCGGAAATCTTTATCCGCAAAAAGCCTCCTCTGGGTTTCAGCCGCTCGGATCAAACCTTGAACAGTCAAGCCTTCCACGCTGTGAAGCGGTCGCATGTCCAGCAACTCTCTGATGACATCGCAATCCGCCGATTCAGCATAAAAACCCATCAGGTGGATCATCAATGTCTGGTCGTCCAGGATGCCCGTCGCAACAGTATAGACAAAGTTCAATTTGGGAAAAAGTTCCCGTATGTAAGCCATTTAAAGTCCTTGTCGGTAAGCGTTTGCAAGAAAAACGTGAGGAGTTGCGGTAGTATAAGGAAAGGTAACTTCGATGTCAATTGTAATCCGGGCTCACACTGCAATCCGAACTCACCGCTCAGATTTTTCCTCTATCCCATTTCGGCGCGGAAAGCAATGCACGGCTTTATTCAAAAAGGAGTTCTGGAGAAGTATTTCCCCCGTAGGCACCGCCGTGTCGAGGCGATATCGATTTGCCGAAACTATAAAATTTGTCTGAACAAGGAGGTAGCCCAAGCCATGGACCGAATTGATGCGCTGGCCACTGTGCCGGGATCAATCGTCAGTTCCCGGCATAAAGATTCGATTTTAGACGCATGCACGTTTTCGACGGCCGACACCAAATCGAGGTATTTCGAATACTTCGAATCCTTGTCCAGGTAACCGGCCTTCAACTCATCGCTAAGCGGCAGTTCTTCCAATATGTTGACCAGCGGGATGCCCAGCATGGCTTCGATCAGTGAAAGCATCCCGAAAAGAAACATGGTTTCAGAGCTTGCCAGCTGTATTTGTCCATTTTCGCACAGCTCCTCTAAAATGCGTCCACGGTTGAGCGCCAACCGATAGAGTTCGGGGGTTTTATTTTTCCCCATCAGGTCGGATGTAACAATCATGCGAAGCCAGTAGCTCAGCCGTTTGCTGCCCAATAGGATGATGGCATGGCGAATGGATGTGATTTTCATCGAAAATCCGAAGGCTGGTGTGTTCAAAAGGCGAAGCAACCGATACGTTATACCCGGATCGGCCTCGATGATTTCCGTCATTTCCTGGGGCGGAAAGGAAGGGTTGGACAATGCCTGTAAAATTCGGAATTTAGAGACTTCGGTGGATCGAAGTGATCGTCCCACCAAGGTTTCGGGCTTTGCAAAAAAATAACCCTGGAACAGTTCGCATCCGAGCTTTTCCAGATGGGCGATGATTTCTTTGTTATCTACTTTTTCGGCAAGCTTTATGGATCGATTGCCTTCAAGCGAAGAAAAGATCGCTTTAATTTGGTCGAGGTCTTTTCCCAGGATATCGACCTTTACGATATCGGCAAGATCCAGAAATTCCTTTTGCAGTCCCTTGCCTTCATAATCGTCGATAGCGACGAGATACCCGTCCTGCTTCAGTTCGATCAACGTACTGACGAGTTCATCCGTGGGCGTGATATCTTCCAGGACTTCAATTACCGTAACGGTGGGAGGCAATCCTCGAGGCGCGCCCTGCAAAATAAGCTTTTCCGTAAAATTGATACAGATTTTTTTGGACTGGTCGGAAAGTTCCTGGGATCTGATAAAACCACAGGAAGCGACGCTGAGGGTGGCAAGATCCTGATCGGAAATTTCTGCGTTTTTCATATCTGGGCCGGCGCGAAATAAAAGCTCGTAACCCCAAATTCGATTGTTGTCGTAGAAAATGGGCTGCCTTGCGACGTAAAAATTATCAAAAATCGGGCTGTGTTTTTTTTGGGTCATGGGAAATATGTGATTTTTTGTTCGATTCGAATGAAAAAGCTTTTATGGATTCGATATAGTTTATCGCCCGTATCCACCCATCTCTTAACGAGTTTTTTTGTTCCCGTCCCAGATTCGTTATGGAAAAAAGAAGTTACCGCACCAAAAGGGAAACCGGGCCGCTCAATGCGGTCCGGTTTCATTGGGGAGGAGGAAGGGGAAAAATTCCAGAGTTCTTCTGAACTCTTTGTTCATGATGGCACCTTATCGTATCTTCCTTACCTGAAGATAACACAAAGATTACTGAAAGATAATCTTTCCCGATACTGTCGTTGGCGGATATGTTGTGCCCTTATTTTGTATCGATTGGTTCGGCTGCATCGCCGAAAAAGCTTGAATAATTGGCAAGGCAGTGTCACAAATAGTTACACATGGCAATGATTGGCAGTGCAATGGCGCATTTTGATATAAAAATCGACAAGGAACTTGACCTGGCAACCATCCGGTTTTCGGGCCAGACCTCCTCATCCGACATCATCGATGCCATCCAGTCTTTTTATCGATCCGAACTTGCCTCCAAGGTGCTTTGGGACTTTTTGGAAAGCAACCTTTCGGAACTGCCCAGCGAGGATATAACGCTAATCATTGAAACAGCTAAAAGTTATTCCGGTATGCGGCCGGGGGGCAAATCAGCCCTCGTCGGATCCAGCGATCTGCTTTTTGGCATTGCTCGGATGTATGCGTCATTGGCCGAAGTGAAGTGTCATCCGATCACAAACCGGGCCTTCCGATCCAGGCAAGAGGCGCTGGACTGGCTCAACGGCCACGATTGATTGGCAAAATATCCGGCCGTTTGTATCATCGGACGTTGATCCTGCCTGAAGAAGAGATTGGAATAAATGAAGCAAGGCGCGGAAAGATGTGCAGCGCGCAGCCTCCGTCTCATTTATGGGAGAGCGCATGCAAAAGATACATCCGGCACAATGACATCTTTATAGCCGCAATGGCTGCAGTCCAGATACAGGTTTCGATCCGCAGCTTCCACCAGACATGCATCGTAATGGGGGCACCAGTAGTTTCGCAAGTAATCCGCAGGGGCGGCGTTTTTCGCTGGTGACGGGAAAATCGGTGTTCTCTCCATGACGACCCTCTCTCATCGGTTCGCAGTGCTTTAGCAGACGGTTTCTCCATGTACCTTAAGCATTATTTATACCGACTGATCTCTTCTCTCTTGGTCTCAATTGAATTCTAATCGAAAACGAACAGTTTAATGCGTAAGATGGAAAAAATGGCGTGTTGACGAAGATTCCGTGCAGGTTTGAAAGCAAGCGTGCTGTGTAATTGAGAAGATGATGTAACCCCCGTTGAGAAAAAAAGGTTCGAAGTCCTCTCATCCCTCAATACGATTTTGGTTTCGACGGTGTTAAGGTCTGGTTTTATATCTGCCTGCTGCCGCTGGCATCCCTGATGGCCGGCCGGTGGGGATTCATGGTTTGGCGGAACCGTTAACCGACGGCACCGTTCCTGGAAAACCAGGCATAAACTCGGGCTTGGATACGTTTTCTGGGAATAAGCCCGCATCTATCATTCCGTGGCAGATGCGGAACCCATTTCACCCATGGTCCCTGTAAAAGAAACATAACGCACCCATTGAAATATATAGGGAACAACCGCCAATTCATTTATGAATTGAAAATATATAGAATTTACAAGTAGATATGTATTTTTTAAGAAAATATTCAAAACGGCATGGCATTTGATTCACGACTAACACGACTAAACGGATTCCCCTTGCGCCGACAAGGCGCGTGGCGTCGTCAATTTATACCCATCAAAGGAGGTTTGAAAATGGCATACGATCCTGCCCCTGCCGCCCGGGAAACA
This window of the uncultured Desulfosarcina sp. genome carries:
- a CDS encoding DksA/TraR family C4-type zinc finger protein, which encodes MMAIGWSRDGAVQEQIDASVADSVKQARSRLPSGESLTHCEQCEEEIPEARRKAIPGVRLCVDCQSAMEERQTVFSGYNRRGSKDSQLR
- a CDS encoding HDOD domain-containing protein — protein: MKNAEISDQDLATLSVASCGFIRSQELSDQSKKICINFTEKLILQGAPRGLPPTVTVIEVLEDITPTDELVSTLIELKQDGYLVAIDDYEGKGLQKEFLDLADIVKVDILGKDLDQIKAIFSSLEGNRSIKLAEKVDNKEIIAHLEKLGCELFQGYFFAKPETLVGRSLRSTEVSKFRILQALSNPSFPPQEMTEIIEADPGITYRLLRLLNTPAFGFSMKITSIRHAIILLGSKRLSYWLRMIVTSDLMGKNKTPELYRLALNRGRILEELCENGQIQLASSETMFLFGMLSLIEAMLGIPLVNILEELPLSDELKAGYLDKDSKYSKYLDLVSAVENVHASKIESLCRELTIDPGTVASASIRSMAWATSLFRQIL